Genomic window (Chryseobacterium sp. LJ668):
CCTGAACCAAGCTCAAACTGATGATAAAATTACTCAATCCAGCTAAAATTAATCTAAAATTCACATCTGTTTTTCCTTTTGTAAAAAACAAAATAGATTCACGTATCCAGTTGAAAAAATAGTAGGAAAGAGGATGTCTTTCGAAGCTTCCACCTGTCATAATGATTGCCTTGTTATCAAAGCTAAAATAGGCATCCCAAGGAATTCTGCTGTCAAAAATTATTCTGTAATTGACTGCAATGTAGGAACCCAAAATTCCGTAAGCAGATAAAAAGAAAATGAATACACCTAACTCAAAATAAGTGGAAGGAAAAACAATTTTAAAAAAGTTTAAAAATTTTGATTTAATAGACACGGTTGTAATTTTTTGCAAAAATAAAATAAAAAAACTCACCGTTTAGGGTGAGTTTTGATGTATTGTTAAAATAATTAAATTAATCTTTAATCACTTTTTCAGTTTTTGTGCTTCCGTCAGCAAATTCAACTTTTAACAAATACGTTCCTTTTGTGAAAGAACCGATATTTACTTTTTGCGAATCAGTCTGTAATAACACTTTACCAGAAAGGTCAAATACTGTAGAAGATTTTATTTTCTTATCAGTTTTGATATTGATTTCTCCTTTTGTTGGGTTAGGGTAGATGCTGCTCGTTTTTGATTTTGAAACTTCGTCTGTTGAAAGTGTTCCTGTAGTAACTTTTACATCATCAACCATAAACATGTATTTATCAGAAGACATGTATTGTATTCCAATTCTTATAGTCTGTCCTGAATATGCATTTAACGATTGGGTAGCTTGCTGCCAAGTAAATGGTGCCGTTAAAGCTGCTGCTCCGGAAATAATTGTAAAATTCGCAGCACTTGTTGGAGTACCGCTACCAACATAAACACCTATCTTGTAACTTTCAACAAACGCTGGTGATAATGCTTTTACCCACAAAGTTAAAATATTATTGCTTGCTCCTAAAGTGATAGCAGGAGAAATTAACCAGTCATTATTAGAAGTTACTCCAGCTGCAGGAACTCCTGCCCAAGATACTGCTGTCTTTTGCCCAGTATGAGCCGAGAAGTTTCTTACCTCTTCATCGGTAGCTGTAGCTGTAGCATTATTAGTTGCATTACTAGCCGAAAGATTGAAAATTTGAAAAGCCATTGGTTGACCCGCATTCGCCCAACCAGCTGTCCAAGAGGGTATTGTTGAGCCACCAACTACAGGTCCCCCTCCAGTATATGTATTTAGTAAATCAAGATCCAAAGTTTGCCATCCACCAAATCCTGTGATTGCAAAATTTGTATAAGATTCAAAACTTTCATCCAATAAAGTTTGAGAATATGCAGATACACTTATTGTTAGTGCAAGTGCAGACAGTAGAAGTTTTTTCATAAAAAAATTTTTATAAAATTAGTAATAAAATAGTATCGGGGACAAATTATTGTGTTAAATTTTAATTTTGTTTAATGTTTCTACTCACGAGCTACAAGACAACATCGAACATCCACTGATATCATCATATCCGGAAGGCCTTTTCACAGAGAATTCAGGGAAGATTTCTTCATAAGGATCTTCTAAAGCTGAAGTTAATTTTTCAAGCATTTCAGTTTTTCCGTTGCTAATTTCTTCTATACATTCAAATAATAGATAGTTTCTCAAAAGAAATTTCGGATTCGTTTTCTTCATAAGGCTTGAAGATTCTTCTTTTGAAATAGTATTTTTTTCTGATCTATTTTTAAAGAGCTGTATAAAATTCTCCAGTTTCTTTAATTTAGCATTATCTAAAACAATATAGGAAACTTTTTCAAACTCTGCCTTTAAATCAGAAACAACATCCAACTTTTCTAATACATTAAAGAATAAGGTATAATCCAGCTGAAGTTCCTGCATTAGACCCTGCCAGTTGGTGAAAAATTCTTCATCAGATTCTAAGAGCTGATCAAAACCAAATTTTTTGCAGAGCATTTTGTCGTGTGACTCCCAAAAATATGTTCCATAAGAATTTAAAGTGTCTTCCAGAAATTTTTCATCTTTAATTAATGCAAAAAGAGCATTGGCTAGCTGCCAAAGATTCCATTGTGAAATTTGTCCTTGTTTGCCAAAAGCATACCTTCTTCCGGGTAAATCTGTTGTGTTTGGAGTAAAATTCAGATCATATTCATCCGTCATCGAAAACGGACCGTAGTCAATCGTCAGACCTAGAATCGACATATTATCGGTATTCATCACGCCATGTACAAAACCAACCCTGAACCATTCAACCATTAAATCTGCAGTTTTAGTACAAACGGATTGGAAAAAGTCTTTGTATTTTTGTTCGCCTTCCGAAATAATTTCAGGAAATAGTTTTTAATCGTAAAATCAGTGAGTTTCTGTAATGTGTCAATTTCTTTTTGAGCAGACATCAGTTCAAAATGCCCAAAGCGTAAAAAACTTTCTGCAGTTCTTACAACCACTGCACCTTTTTCTTCCTGTGGATTTCCGCTGTACATGATGTCACGAACTACATCTTCTCCCGTCAGACAAAGACTAAGACCCCTTGTTGTGGGAATTCCTAAATGATGCATTGCTTCGCTCATTAAATATTCTCGAACGGAGGATCTTAAAACTGCTCTTCCGTCAGCATGCCTGGAATAGGGTGTTGCACCTGCTCCTTTCCATTGAATTTCAGTTTTTTGTCCCTCACTATTTTTTATTTCTCCGGCGATAATGGCTCTTCCGTCTCCCAATTGCCCTGCCCAGTTACCAAATTGATGTCCGGCGTAGGCGGTGGCGTAAGTTTTTATGTTTTCAGGTAAATTATTTCCTACAAGAAAATCAAGATCGCTGTTATCGAATTTTCCCAGGCCTATTTCTTCTGAAAGCTTTTCATTAAAAACAATCAGTTTCGGATCATCAAACCCAACAGGATCGATGGTTGAAAAAAGAACTTTCGGAGTGTTTCTTTGAATAGGATTTTTTGAAAAATCTCCTGGAAAGTTTTCTATGAAAGGCTGCTTGATATTCTTAAGATTCATATTTCAAATATATTAAAAAGGGGTCAAAAAAAGACCTTCCAATGATTGAAAGGTCTTATAATGATTATTATAATTTACTTATTAAAATCTATATCTTCACCGGTATTCAGATTTTCGTTGACGTTTTCGTCTTTCTTACCCGAATTGTTTTTAGGTGTAGGATCTGATGGTCTTGGGTTTTTGATTTCATCAATGGTTTGCAATCCGCCGTCATCACCATATCCGCCGCCTAATCCCTGGAGATTGGTACATCCGTCTTTCCAGTCGCCCGGTTTTACAAATTTATCTTCAGGTGAGATCTTGAGGGATTTATCTGCCCATACTTTTTTCATAAAAATGGCCCAAATCGGCAATGCCATTTTAGCTCCCTGTCCTTCACCGGTTCCGTAGAAGTGGGTAGCTCTGTCTTCCCAGCCAACCCAGGCTCCTGTAGCGAGTTTTGGAGTGATCCCCATGAACCAACCATCTGAGTTGTTCTGTGTAGTGCCTGTTTTGCCCGCAATTTCTATATCTTTTGATATTCCCTTTCTACCAAGTTCTCCTGAAGCTGTACCAAACTGTGCAACACCTTTCATCAATTCAATCATCGTGTATGCGTAGTTAGGGTTCATCACTTCTTTCGGTTCTCCATTAACTTCTTTAATAACTCTTCCGTTAGCATCTTCAATTCTCCAGATCATTTCCGGTTTATTGTAGTTTCCGTAGTTGGCAAAAGTACTGTATGCTCCCACCATTTCGTAAATGGTGATATCGGAGGCTCCCAATGCCATCGGTAAGCTGGTAGAGATTTCCTGAGTCACTCCTAAGTCTCTTGCCGTCTGTATAACGCTTTGAGTTCCCGTCATCTCAGCAAGTCTTAGTGCAACAGGGTTTTGTGATTGAGCCAATGCATTTTTCAGAGTAAGCATTCCGCCTCTTCCCGGCACATGGTAACTTCCTTTGTTAAAACTTGCATTGGATATAGTAGAACAAGGTGTTAAACCTAATTTCATAATTGCCGTAGCGTAAACAAATGGCTTAAACGTAGATCCCACCTGTCTTTTTCCCTGCTTGATGTGATCATACTGGAAATGCTGCCAGTCGATACCACCTACCCAAGCTTTTATTTCGCCAGTTCCAGGTGCTACAGACATCAAGCCGGCTTGTGCGATCTGCTTGTGCCATCTGATAGAATCCCAAGGAGACATTTCAACTTCCTCTTCTCCATCCCATGTAAAACGAGACATTTTTATAGGTTTATGAAACTCCATCATGATAGAATCTTCGGGGACGTTATTTGCAGTTAGTTGCTTGTAACGGCCGGTTCTTCTCACAGCCTGCATCATTACAGCATTGGCCTGTTTGTCATTAAGATAATAGAAAGGTCTGTTTTTTCTTCCTCTCTGTTCTGCATCAAATCTCTTCTGAAGGTCTGTCAAGTGTTCCTTGATAGACTCTTCAGCATATTGCTGCATTTTTGAATCAAGAGTTACGTAAATTTTTAAACCATCTTTATATAGGTTAAGTTGTTTACCTTTTTCTTTTTCATAATCTTCCAGATATTTGTCTATTTCTTTTTTCAAATATGATTTAAAATAGGCAGAATATCCTTCTGTGACATCTTTTATAGGATGATAATCTAACCTAATTTCAGATGCGGCAGCCTTATCATATGTAGCCTGGTCGATGTATTGGGTTTTCAGCATTTGCTCAAGCACAACATTGCGTCTTTCTTTTGCTCTCTCAGGATGTCTCAATGGATTATTTGCTGTAGGTGCTTCGAGCATTGCTACAAACATTGCAGATTCTGGTAAAGTTAATTGTGTCGTGCTTTTATTAAAATATATCTTTGATGCCATTTCAATTCCACTGGCATTGTTTCCGAATGTGAACTTATTAAAGTAGAGTGTAATGATTTCTTCCTTCG
Coding sequences:
- a CDS encoding T9SS-dependent choice-of-anchor J family protein, which codes for MKKLLLSALALTISVSAYSQTLLDESFESYTNFAITGFGGWQTLDLDLLNTYTGGGPVVGGSTIPSWTAGWANAGQPMAFQIFNLSASNATNNATATATDEEVRNFSAHTGQKTAVSWAGVPAAGVTSNNDWLISPAITLGASNNILTLWVKALSPAFVESYKIGVYVGSGTPTSAANFTIISGAAALTAPFTWQQATQSLNAYSGQTIRIGIQYMSSDKYMFMVDDVKVTTGTLSTDEVSKSKTSSIYPNPTKGEINIKTDKKIKSSTVFDLSGKVLLQTDSQKVNIGSFTKGTYLLKVEFADGSTKTEKVIKD
- a CDS encoding penicillin-binding protein 1A produces the protein MEVNNQNTGNKGKTFPLPPKKNKGSAWKKWVRIIWIGFIAAVLGISGLFFSVSQGFLGDMPDVKELENPDIYAASEIISSDGVVLGKFEKEKTKPITYQKLPPHLIYALYAKEDERFKEHSGVDLQSVARAVVYGGSRGGGSTITQQLAKLLFTGGASQNKIQRAFQKLKEWVVAVSLEKRYTKEEIITLYFNKFTFGNNASGIEMASKIYFNKSTTQLTLPESAMFVAMLEAPTANNPLRHPERAKERRNVVLEQMLKTQYIDQATYDKAAASEIRLDYHPIKDVTEGYSAYFKSYLKKEIDKYLEDYEKEKGKQLNLYKDGLKIYVTLDSKMQQYAEESIKEHLTDLQKRFDAEQRGRKNRPFYYLNDKQANAVMMQAVRRTGRYKQLTANNVPEDSIMMEFHKPIKMSRFTWDGEEEVEMSPWDSIRWHKQIAQAGLMSVAPGTGEIKAWVGGIDWQHFQYDHIKQGKRQVGSTFKPFVYATAIMKLGLTPCSTISNASFNKGSYHVPGRGGMLTLKNALAQSQNPVALRLAEMTGTQSVIQTARDLGVTQEISTSLPMALGASDITIYEMVGAYSTFANYGNYNKPEMIWRIEDANGRVIKEVNGEPKEVMNPNYAYTMIELMKGVAQFGTASGELGRKGISKDIEIAGKTGTTQNNSDGWFMGITPKLATGAWVGWEDRATHFYGTGEGQGAKMALPIWAIFMKKVWADKSLKISPEDKFVKPGDWKDGCTNLQGLGGGYGDDGGLQTIDEIKNPRPSDPTPKNNSGKKDENVNENLNTGEDIDFNK